Part of the Chitinivibrio alkaliphilus ACht1 genome is shown below.
CAATAATAATTCGTTCGGTACTCTCCGTAAGATCATCCACGGTTTCTCGCAGGGTCACTTCGGGAACAATGTCCATCCCTTCAATTTCCCCTTCCTTAGAAGAGAGAATGACGATATTATAGGGATCCCATCCAAAGAGTTTATCCCCTGCTTTCACTTTCTGACCATCACTAACATAGCAGACAGAACCGTGAGCCACGGGATAGCGATTTATCTCAACACCATCATTGTTAAGAATACCAATCTCACCAAGACGGGAAAGAACTTTCTTTCCATCTCCATGGTCTACCACAACCATATCATAAAATGTAACAGTACCATCATAGTTTGCAGTTTCATGGTCTTTGGCAAGCATACGCGAAGCAGTACCACCAATGTGGAATGTCCGCAAGGTAAGCTGTGTACCTGGCTCACCGATACTTTGTGCTGCCATGGTACCCACAGCTTCACCAACGCTCACCACACGGCCATTGGCAAGGTTTCGTCCATAGCACTTTGCACAGATACCGAAATCTGCTTCACAGGTAAGTACCGAGCGAATCTCCACGCCTTCAATACCAGACTCTTCAATGGCTTCAGCCTGTTCATCCGTAATGAGAGTGTTACGCTCTACCAGAAGATTGCCTTCAAAATCTTTCACATCTTCCAAGGCAGTTCGACCAACCACACGTTCAGAAAGTGGTTCAACAACCTCATCACCCTCTTCAAGAGCGGTCATATAGATGCCGCGGAAGGTACCACAATCATCCTCAGAGACAACCATATCCTGAACAACATCCACAAGGCGTCGAGTCAAATACCCCGCATCGGCAGTTTTCAGGGCCGTATCAGCAAGCCCCTTTCGCGCACCGTGCGTTGAAATAAAGTATTCCAAACCGGTCAAGCCACCAAGAAAGTGAGAAAGAATGGGGTTTTCAATAATAGAACCAACCCCGCCGGTTAATTTTTTCTTCGGTTTCTGCATAAGTCCACGCATACCGGCAAGCTGTTTAATCTGGTCCTTACTTCCCCGTGCCTTTGCATCAATCATCATATGCACGGAGTTAAACCCTTTTTCATCTTTAATAAGAGCTTCCATAAGGGCATCTGCGACCTGGTTTGTGGTATGCGTCCAGATATCAATAATTTTATTGTATCGCTCACCTTCGGTGATAATACCGCGTTTATACTGTTTCCGAATTTTATCCGTTTGCTTCTTTGAAGCAGCAATAAGCTCTTCCCGCTCCTTGGGCACCACAAGATCACCGGCACAAAAGCTGGCACCGGCACGGGTCGCATAGGAGAAACCCATATCTTTAATCTGGTCAAGAACCGTAACCGCCTCTTCTGTACCGGACTTATTAACGATGTATGTCACAAGATTCTCAATATCACTTTTGCGCATCATCTTATTAAAGAAAGGGATATGCTTCGGCATGACCGCATTAAAGAAGACCCGTCCAACAGTGGTGGTAATTTTTCGAGACCCTTCAGTGGTACCGTCGGTGGTACTCATCTCTTTATCTGTTCCTACCACATATTGAATCTGGGTATGCACATCAACCTGTTTGTTGAAGAAGGCATACTCAAGCTCTTCCAAGGTATCAAACGTACGCAGTACCTCTTTACCATCAGCAGTAGTGGTCAAGGCCTTTTTATCAGGATGAACCTTAGTCAGATAGTAAATTCCCAAAACCATATCCTGAGACGGACCAACAACGGGTTCACCGCTGGAGGGGCGCAGAAGGTTATTGGCAGAAAGCATTAAGAGGCGAGCCTCAATTATTGCTTCCGGTGATAAGGGAACGTGCACAGCCATTTGGTCACCATCAAAGTCGGCATTAAAGGGAGAACACACAAGGGGGTGAAGGCGAATTGCCTTACCTTCCACAAGGACAGGAAAGAACGCCTGAATCCCCAAACGGTGTAGGGTGGGTGCCCGGTTAAGAAGTACAGGGTGATCCTTAATTACTTCTTCAAGGACATCCCAAACCTCTTTACTCTCTTTTTCAACAAACTTTTTCGCACTTTTCACCGTTTGTGCAAACTCGCGATCTTCAAGTTTATTAATCACGAAGGGCTTAAATAGCTCCAAGGCCATGGACTTTGGAAGACCACATTGGTAGAGTTTCAACTCAGGACCAATGACAATCACGGAACGACCGGAATAGTCAACCCGTTTTCCAAGAAGGTTTTGACGGAACCGACCCCGTTTACCCTTCAGAAGGTCTGAAAGTGATTTCATGGGCTTATTATTTGAACCGGTGGCTGTCCCACGACGCCCATTGCTGATGAGGGTATCCACCGACTCTTGAAGCATGCGCTTCTCGTTACGCAGAATAACTTCGGGAGCTTTAATCTCAATAAGTTTTTTCAATCGATTATTTCGGTTGATCACCCGTCGGTAAAGATCATTCAGATCCGACGTGGCAAAACGCCCGCCATCAAGTGGCACAAGGGGGCGCAGATCGGGTGGAAGCACCGGGAGTACTTTCAAGACCATATTTTCCGGTCTGTTTCCTGATCGCACAAAGGAGTTTACCACACGAAGTCTTTTTCTATGATCTTTCATGCGCTGTTTTGATGTCTCATGCTTCAGCTGCAAGCTGAGATTTGCCTGTAGCTCTTCTAAATCAGCAGAAGAGAGAAGATCAAACACGGCTTCACCACCCATTTTGGCAACAAAGTTTTTCCCCGCATCTTCTAACTCATCAAACTCATCATCTCCGATTAAGTCACCCACTTCATAGCCCGTATCGCCCGGATCTATAACTACGTAATTTTCGTAGTAGATAATCTTGTCAAGCTCTTTATTCGTAAAGCCTAAGAGAGGGGCGATATATGATGGAGTACTTTTTAAATACCACACATGTACCACGGGTACAGCCAGTTCAATATGGCCCATGCGCTCACGGCGAACGCGGGAGTGAGTAACCTCTACCCCGCACCGATCACACACAACCCCACGATACCGTACTCGCTTATATTTTCCACAATTACATTCCCAATTGCGTACGGGGCCAAAAATGCGTTCGCAAAACAGCCCTCCTTTTTCCGGTTTATAGGAACGGTAATTGATGGTTTCCGGTCGTTCTACTTCCCCGAAAGACCAATCCCGGATATTATCTGGCGATGCCAGACTAACACTCAGGGAGTCTACTCGCTCTATTTTCGATCCGTAATTATCAAATAAACCTGTCACTGAATCACCTCATTCGTAATAGTTAGACCTGTTGTACTTACTCTTCTTCATTCAATTCCACGTTAATCGCCAGGGCCTTCATCTCACGAAGAAGAACCTTAAACGACTCTGGCACTCCCGGCTCGGGAGGATTATCGCCATTTACAATGGATTCGTAGAGTTTCGAACGTCCGATTATGTCATCACTTTTCACCGTGAGAACCTGCTGAAGCGTGTAGGCAGCACCATACGCTTCAAGGGCCCATACTTCCATTTCACCAAACCGTTGTCCCCCAAACTGAGACTTACCGCCCAAGGGCTGTTGTGTCACCAAGGAGTAAGGACCAATTGAACGGGCATGAGCCTTATCTTCAATGAGATGACACAGCTTCAGCATGTACACCGGTCCAACCGTAACAGGACTGTCAAAGGGCTCACCGGTCCGTCCATCACGGAGATACACACGGCCATCTCGTTCAATATGAGGATTTTTCTCAGAGAGTTCTTCCAAGGAATTTAAGACATACTCCGAACTTGCACCATTAAATACCGGTGTTGCAATACGCTCTTTATTCTGATCTGCAACCAAAGCAGCATGCACCTCAAGAATCTGTCCCACGTTCATACGAGAAGGTACACCAAGGGGGTTGAGAATAAGCTGAATCGGAGTCCCGTCAGGCATGTACGGCATATCTTCACGGGGAACGACGTTGGAGATAACCCCCTTATTTCCGTGACGACCAGCCATTTTATCACCCACGGAGAGTTTCCTTTTCTTGGCAACATATACTTTTACGAGTTTAAGAACACCGGGCTTAAGTTCATCACCGCGGCGAATCTTATCAATTTCTTTATCAATTCGGTCATCATACTCATGGATAGTCCGCTGTACTTTAAAATGCACCGTGGCGGCTTTTTCCGAAGCTTCTTCATCAACACAAAAGCCGTTTGTGGGATGAATATCGCTCAAGCTCATATCCTTTAACATCTTTCGTGTCCACTTTTCTCCTGCGGGAACAACCACGTTATCAGTGATACGCTCACGAATTTCTACGGTTGTCTTACCTTTGAGAAGCGAATACAATGCGTCTTCACGCTTTTCTTCCAAATCAGAAATCTTTTCATCATATTCACGCTGCAGATCACGGATGCGTTTTTTATCACGCTCCTTAGAAACCTTATCACGCTCTTTTCGTGAATAGAGGTCCGTGTTTATCACAATTCCTTTTAAGCCGGGGGAAACTCTGAGAGACGTATCGCGTACATCACCTGCTTTTTCACCAAAGATGGCTCGCAAAAGACGCTCTTCAGGAGAAAGTTCCTTTTCGCCCTTGGGAGTAATTTTTCCTACAAGGATATCACCAGGTTCAACTTCCGTTCCCTCTGCAACAATACCCATCTCATCAAGATTTCGAATCGCCTCATCGCTCACATTGGGTATTTCCGTGGTAAACTCTTCGGGGCCACGTTTCGTATCACGCGCCTCAGCTTCTTCTACAACAATGTGAATTGAGGTATATACGTCGTGAGAAACCAGATCTTCCGATACAATAATCGCATCCTCATAGTTGTAGCCGTTCCACGGCATATATGCCGTAAGCACATTTTTACCGAGGGCAAGTTCACCATCTGCTGTTGCGTGACCATCAGCAAGAACGTCACCGGCCTGTACATGCTCACCTTCGCTCACACAGACGTGCTGATTAATACAGGTATCCTGATTTGACCGTTCAAACTTAGTTAAATCGTACACATCCTTTTCATAGATTCCAAGGAGAGCATCCTCATCGGCCTGACTGTCTTTTTTCACAATCACACGGTCTGCCTCAACCTTTTCTATTACACCATCATGCTTCGCGACAATAACACAACCAGAATCTTTGGCCGCCTTTGATTCCATACCGGTACCTACAATAGGCGCTTCTGTTGTAAGAAGAGGAACCGCTTGGCGCTGCATGTTTGACCCCATGAGGGCACGGTTCGCATCATCGTGCTCAAGGAAGGGAATCAAACTCGCTGAAACCGAGACCATCTGCATGGGAGAAACATCAACAAACCCCACTTCCGTCCGGTCAACAAACATGAAGTCACCGCGATTTCGCACATACACACTGGCATCTGAAAGCGTACCGTCGTCATCAATGGAAACATCGGCAGGAGCGATGGTGTATCTATCTTCATCGTTCGCATCGACATAGACAACCTTACCTGTCAGCTTTCCGTCCTTAACTTCCTGATAGGGAGTTTCGATGAACCCATATTTATTAATACGGGCATAACAGGAAAGAGAGGCGATAAGACCAATATTTGGCCCTTCTGGTGTCTCAATAGGACAGAGTCTGCCGTAGTGAGTATGGTGAACATCACGCACCTCAAAGCCTGCACGTTCACGGGTAAGCCCGCCGGGGCCCAGGGCGGATACACGCCGCTTATGGGTAAGTTCCGACACAGGGTTTGTCTGATCAAGAAACTGAGAAAGCTGGGATGATCCAAAAAAGGATTGAATAACCGTGGCAACGGCACGGGCATTTATTAAATCTGCGGGAACAAGATCTTCCTTCTTTTTTACCCCAAGTTGCTCCTTAGCTGAACGCGCCATACGAGTAACACCAACGGCAAACTGTGTCTCCATTAGTTCACCCACACTCCGTACACGTCGATTACCAAGGTGATCAATATCATCAAGGTATCCGTCACCCGTTGCTATATCAATAAGGTACTTCATTGTTTGAATAAAGTCTTCAACCTGCAGGGTTACACACCCCTCTTCAGACTGAACATTAATCCGATGGTCAATTCGATACCGTCCGACCTCACCTAAATCATAGCGCTCATCATCAAAAAAGAGACGAGTGATAAAATTACGCGCTGTTTCGTCATTGGGAGGAGGTCCGGGACGAACGGACTGATATACTATTGACAAGGCTTCTGATTCAGTCTTAGACTTATCTTTTTTAATGGTATTTACTAATATTGTTGTCGCCATGGAATTTTCATCGCGCACAACCTCTACTTCTTCTGAATCAAATTCACAAAGAAGGTCATAGATATCATTGTCAATTTTCTCACCGGCTTCAGCCAAAATCTCACCGTCTTCTTCTGAGACGATTGGGTTGGCGAGTACCTGTCCAAGAATAGACTCATCGAGGGGAAGCATTTTTGTTTCATTAAAAAGAGAAAGAATATCTCCATTTGATTCATATCCCAGGGCACGCAAAAATGACGTGGCAGGAATTTTTTTACGACGATCAATGTTCACCCACATGAGATTGTCAGAATCTAAAAGAACCTCAACCCAGGAACCTCGTTTAGGAATTATCCGAGCTCGTGTTTCAACTTTACCTGTGGGCTGAGTCATCTCGTTAAACACAATACCGGGGGCACGGTGCAACTGACTTACAATAACACGCTCTGCACCATTTATAACGAAGGTACCCCGATCAGTCATGAGTGGTATTTCGCCAATATACACGTCATTTGAAATTTTTTCAACAAGGGTGCGCTTCTTTTGTCCTTCACGCTCAAACACTGAAAGAGACATGTCAACTTTCAATGGTGCCGCATAGGATGCACCCCGCGCTTTACACTCACGTATGGAATATTTGGGAACCCCCAATGAGTACCCTTCGTACTCCAAGAGATAGTACCCCTTATTATCTTCAATGGGAAACAATGCTTCAAAAAC
Proteins encoded:
- the rpoC gene encoding DNA-directed RNA polymerase subunit beta', producing MTGLFDNYGSKIERVDSLSVSLASPDNIRDWSFGEVERPETINYRSYKPEKGGLFCERIFGPVRNWECNCGKYKRVRYRGVVCDRCGVEVTHSRVRRERMGHIELAVPVVHVWYLKSTPSYIAPLLGFTNKELDKIIYYENYVVIDPGDTGYEVGDLIGDDEFDELEDAGKNFVAKMGGEAVFDLLSSADLEELQANLSLQLKHETSKQRMKDHRKRLRVVNSFVRSGNRPENMVLKVLPVLPPDLRPLVPLDGGRFATSDLNDLYRRVINRNNRLKKLIEIKAPEVILRNEKRMLQESVDTLISNGRRGTATGSNNKPMKSLSDLLKGKRGRFRQNLLGKRVDYSGRSVIVIGPELKLYQCGLPKSMALELFKPFVINKLEDREFAQTVKSAKKFVEKESKEVWDVLEEVIKDHPVLLNRAPTLHRLGIQAFFPVLVEGKAIRLHPLVCSPFNADFDGDQMAVHVPLSPEAIIEARLLMLSANNLLRPSSGEPVVGPSQDMVLGIYYLTKVHPDKKALTTTADGKEVLRTFDTLEELEYAFFNKQVDVHTQIQYVVGTDKEMSTTDGTTEGSRKITTTVGRVFFNAVMPKHIPFFNKMMRKSDIENLVTYIVNKSGTEEAVTVLDQIKDMGFSYATRAGASFCAGDLVVPKEREELIAASKKQTDKIRKQYKRGIITEGERYNKIIDIWTHTTNQVADALMEALIKDEKGFNSVHMMIDAKARGSKDQIKQLAGMRGLMQKPKKKLTGGVGSIIENPILSHFLGGLTGLEYFISTHGARKGLADTALKTADAGYLTRRLVDVVQDMVVSEDDCGTFRGIYMTALEEGDEVVEPLSERVVGRTALEDVKDFEGNLLVERNTLITDEQAEAIEESGIEGVEIRSVLTCEADFGICAKCYGRNLANGRVVSVGEAVGTMAAQSIGEPGTQLTLRTFHIGGTASRMLAKDHETANYDGTVTFYDMVVVDHGDGKKVLSRLGEIGILNNDGVEINRYPVAHGSVCYVSDGQKVKAGDKLFGWDPYNIVILSSKEGEIEGMDIVPEVTLRETVDDLTESTERIIIEDKTRKHHPHFRIVASDGTTPLNIALPAGALLQAEAGQQVAAGDVLYKIPRDAGKSRDITGGLPRVAELFEARVPGDPTIMAEIDGIVEFQTRPVKDSNGKVMLDNNGTELTEPKIDRGKRKILIHSHDGEVSKEYSIPVRKHMRVQDGDRVRVGDRLCEGSLDPHEILRVLGEYEVQRFLIDEVQSVYRLQGVKIDDKHIEVVVAQMLRKVVIEDAGDSDYIRGDKVDKKSLRKENELLVEDELQPAVSRPLLQGITKASLGTESFLSAASFQETTKVLAAAAVNHKIDPLRGLKENIIMGNLIPAGSGAKMYRDIEIQDIDVMAEDGDTAVEDFGDDDFGGEII
- the rpoB gene encoding DNA-directed RNA polymerase subunit beta codes for the protein MSDRKIFSKVKEVMDIPQLLEAQLVSYRRFLQDDLPHHQRKEYGLHGVFEALFPIEDNKGYYLLEYEGYSLGVPKYSIRECKARGASYAAPLKVDMSLSVFEREGQKKRTLVEKISNDVYIGEIPLMTDRGTFVINGAERVIVSQLHRAPGIVFNEMTQPTGKVETRARIIPKRGSWVEVLLDSDNLMWVNIDRRKKIPATSFLRALGYESNGDILSLFNETKMLPLDESILGQVLANPIVSEEDGEILAEAGEKIDNDIYDLLCEFDSEEVEVVRDENSMATTILVNTIKKDKSKTESEALSIVYQSVRPGPPPNDETARNFITRLFFDDERYDLGEVGRYRIDHRINVQSEEGCVTLQVEDFIQTMKYLIDIATGDGYLDDIDHLGNRRVRSVGELMETQFAVGVTRMARSAKEQLGVKKKEDLVPADLINARAVATVIQSFFGSSQLSQFLDQTNPVSELTHKRRVSALGPGGLTRERAGFEVRDVHHTHYGRLCPIETPEGPNIGLIASLSCYARINKYGFIETPYQEVKDGKLTGKVVYVDANDEDRYTIAPADVSIDDDGTLSDASVYVRNRGDFMFVDRTEVGFVDVSPMQMVSVSASLIPFLEHDDANRALMGSNMQRQAVPLLTTEAPIVGTGMESKAAKDSGCVIVAKHDGVIEKVEADRVIVKKDSQADEDALLGIYEKDVYDLTKFERSNQDTCINQHVCVSEGEHVQAGDVLADGHATADGELALGKNVLTAYMPWNGYNYEDAIIVSEDLVSHDVYTSIHIVVEEAEARDTKRGPEEFTTEIPNVSDEAIRNLDEMGIVAEGTEVEPGDILVGKITPKGEKELSPEERLLRAIFGEKAGDVRDTSLRVSPGLKGIVINTDLYSRKERDKVSKERDKKRIRDLQREYDEKISDLEEKREDALYSLLKGKTTVEIRERITDNVVVPAGEKWTRKMLKDMSLSDIHPTNGFCVDEEASEKAATVHFKVQRTIHEYDDRIDKEIDKIRRGDELKPGVLKLVKVYVAKKRKLSVGDKMAGRHGNKGVISNVVPREDMPYMPDGTPIQLILNPLGVPSRMNVGQILEVHAALVADQNKERIATPVFNGASSEYVLNSLEELSEKNPHIERDGRVYLRDGRTGEPFDSPVTVGPVYMLKLCHLIEDKAHARSIGPYSLVTQQPLGGKSQFGGQRFGEMEVWALEAYGAAYTLQQVLTVKSDDIIGRSKLYESIVNGDNPPEPGVPESFKVLLREMKALAINVELNEEE